The following is a genomic window from Longimicrobiales bacterium.
CTCGCGCTTTCCATGCGCACAAGCGAGCACGTCGCACGACTCATGAAGGAGGGGGCACTGTGAGCATGGACCGGCGCGAAATGCTGCAGATCGTCGCCGCAGTGCCGCTGGCGCAGGCACTGGGCGTCTCCGTCGGCGCCATCGAGCAGGCCACTGCGCACGCGCAGCAGGCGGCGCAGGCTCCGGCATCGTTCGTCGCACAGTTCTTCACGCCGCACGAGCTGCGCACGGTGACCGTGCTCGCGGACCTGGTCATCCCGCGCGACGAGCGCTCGGGCAGTGCCAGCGACGCGGGTGTGCCTGCATTCATCGATTTCATGATGATCGATCGGCCGCAGCTGCAGCTGCCGATGCGTGGCGGGCTCGCGTGGCTGGACGCGGAAACGCGCAGGCGCTTCGACAGCACGTTCGTCGATGCGACGTCCTCACAACAGGCAGCGATCCTGGACGAGGTCGCCTGGCCGGCACGCG
Proteins encoded in this region:
- a CDS encoding gluconate 2-dehydrogenase subunit 3 family protein, which codes for MDRREMLQIVAAVPLAQALGVSVGAIEQATAHAQQAAQAPASFVAQFFTPHELRTVTVLADLVIPRDERSGSASDAGVPAFIDFMMIDRPQLQLPMRGGLAWLDAETRRRFDSTFVDATSSQQAAILDEVAWPARAPATLSQGVAFFNRFRDLVATGFWSSRMGVEDLRFMGNTVVPQWNGCPDDALQHLGVRYTD